In Oncorhynchus nerka isolate Pitt River linkage group LG21, Oner_Uvic_2.0, whole genome shotgun sequence, the following are encoded in one genomic region:
- the LOC115103946 gene encoding zinc finger protein OZF-like, whose amino-acid sequence MSSLNYSPPVKEEEVCWTEKEALGLNIVVKEEKEEEDVTVKKEVEVEAVTVKEEEKDVTVKEEKDTFRVKEEEDVTVKEEEEEKEEDAVFGVKMEGEITVTLRDEEEEIGELINTREKPDSPSDNGKSPSGKSDPETPKAKGGHHCSHCGKSFTKLGNLHRHERTHTGEKPFQCSQCGKSFNELGYLLIHKRIHSGEKPYHCSKCGMTFTWLGSLKSHKRIHTGENPFQCSHCGKNFTQLGNLNRHKRTHTGEKPYHCSQCGKSFRGLVSLKQHERTHTGTKPYQCTICEKRFTQLKSMKLHGGIHTGEKPYQCSQCGKNFMGLVTLKQHERIHPQEKPYQCSLCGKSFTKLEGLTRHERTHSGGDKPYHCSLCGKSFTKLGGLTRHERTHTGEDKTYHCSHCGKRFNRLRHLNKHERIHTQEEKTYHCSQCGKIFSQSEDLKSHERIERLCSDLCF is encoded by the exons atgagcTCCCTAAACTACTCCCCTCCTGTTAAAGAAGaggaggtctgctggacggagaaagaagctctggggctgaacattgttgtgaaagaggagaaggaagaggaggatgtcacAGTTAAAAAAGAAGTAGAGGTtgaggctgttacagtgaaagaagaagagaaagacgttactgtgaaagaagagaaagacacgttcagagtgaaagaggaggaggatgttacagtaaaagaagaggaggaagagaaagaggaggatgccGTTTTTGGAGTGAAGATGGAaggggagattactgtcacattgagagatgaagaggaggagataggagaaCTGATTAACACCA GAGAGAAACCAGACTCTCCCTCTGACAACGGAAAGAGTCCTTCAGGGAAATCCGACCCAGAGACGCCCAAAGCAAAAGGAGGACATCACTGCTcccactgtggaaagagttttaccaaGTTAGGGAACCTGCATAggcatgagaggacacacacaggagaaaaacctttccaatgctcccagtgtggaaagagttttaacgAATTAGGTTACCTATTAATACATAAGAGAATCCActctggagagaagccttaccactgctccaaaTGTGGAATGACTTTTACCTGGTTAGGGAGTCTGAAATCACACAAGAGAATACACACGGGAGAAAATCCTTTTCAATGTTCCCACTGTGGAAAGAATTTTACCCAGTTAGGGAACCTAAATCGGCacaagaggacacacacaggagagaagccttatcactgttcccagtgtggaaagagttttagggGTTTAGTGAGCTTGAAACagcatgagaggacacacacaggaacaaAGCCTTACCAATGCACCATATGTGAAAAGAGATTTACCCAGTTAAAGTCCATGAAATTACATGGAGgaatacatacaggagagaagccttatcaatgttcccagtgtggaaagaattTTATGGGTTTAGTGACCCTGAAACAGCATGAGAGGATACACCCACAAGAAAAGCCCTACCAATGCTCCctttgtggaaagagttttaccaaGTTAGAGGGCCTGACTAGGCATGAGAGGACACACTCAGGAGGGGATAAGCCCTACCACTGCTCcctgtgtggaaagagttttaccaaGTTAGGGGGTCTGACAAggcatgagaggacacacacaggagaggatAAGACCTACCACTGCTCCCACTGTGGAAAGAGATTTAACCGGTTAAGGCATCTGAATAAGCATGAAAGAATACATACACAGGAAGAGAAAACATACCACTGCTCTCAATGTGGAAAgatattttcccagtcagaggacctgaaatcacatgagagaatagagagactgtGTTCTGACTTGTGTTTTTGA